In Vibrio chagasii, the sequence CCACCTACGTCTTGAATAGAAAACTCAAAACCAGAATGTTGATTTACCCAAAGCTCAATTTCAGATTGATACTTGTTTAAATTGGGTAAGGCTACACGCAGTGTAGTAACAGCAATGGCTAGCGTTACTAAGAGAGTAACCACTAACCATAAGCATGCACGTAGAATCAGAGTAACGCTTGAGCTCACAAAATTTCCATTACATCATAACAACATCAAACTGCTCTTGTATGTACAGAGGCTCAGCCTGGATTTTAACTTGTTTACCAATAAACACTTCAAGCTCAGCAAGCGCATGAGACTCATCGCCTTCTAGCGCTTCAGCAACCGCTGCAGCAGCATAAACCACAAACTTGTCAGCGTCGTAGGCACGGTTGACACGAGTGATTTCTCGAAGTATCTCATAACAAACGGTTTCAACTGTCTTCACGCTGCCACGACCTTCACAAGCAGGACAACTTGAACACAGAATATGCTCAATGCTTTCACGAGTGCGCTTACGCGTCATCTCTACTAAACCAAGCTGTGTGAAGCCATTAATATTGGTCTTTACACGATCTTTGTCTAGCGCACTTTCTAGGGAAGTTAGTACTCGCTTACGATGGTCTTCAGACAGCATATCGATAAAGTCAATAATGATGATGCCACCTAGATTACGCAAACGTAGCTGACGAGCAATCGCTTGTGTCGCCTCTACATTGGTATTGAAAATCGTCTCTTCTAGGTTACGACGACCAACAAACGCGCCGGTGTTGATATCAACCGTAGTCATTGCTTCCGTTTGGTCGATGATCAGATAACCACCAGACTTGAGCTCAACTTTACGATCCAGAGAACGCTGAATTTCGTTCTCAGTATCGTACATATCAAAGATAGGCTTATCACCTTCATACAGCTCAAGCTTATCAGTCAGCTCTGGTACGTATTCAGAAGTAAACTCTTTAAGGTTTTCATACTCAAGACGAGAATCGACCTGAATTTTGCTCAGTTCCGTTCCCACGAAGTCACGTAAGATACGTTGACTTAAACACAATTCACCGTACAAACGAGTACGCGCTTTATGCTTGCCACGGCGTTCCAAGACCTTGAGCCATAAACGCTTCAAAAATGCCGCATCTTGTGCGAGCTCGTTTGAATCAGCGCCTTCTGCAGCAGTACGGATAATAAAGCCACCATGCTCATCACAGTAATGAGAGACGACCTTCTTAAGACGATTACGCTCGGATTCGCTATCAATACGTTGAGAAACACCAACGTGACTCGCCCCAGGCATAAACACGAGGTAACGAGATGGCAGAGTGATATCAGTGGTTAGGCGAGCGCCTTTGGTACCAAGCGGGTCTTTAACGACTTGAACCACAATGTCTTGTCCTTGACGAACAAGCTCTGAAATATCGCGAACCTGAAATTGCTTCTTTTCATTTTCAGCGACACATTCAGTGTGTGGAACAATATCAGAGGCGTGTAGAAAAGCTGCTTTCTCAAGACCGATATCCACAAATGCAGCCTGCATTCCCGGAAGAACACGACTAACGCGACCTTTATAGATATTTCCTACGATTCCGCGTCGAGCGTCTCGTTCGATATGGATCTCTTGAAGAGTTCCCCCTTCAATCATGGCCACGCGAGTTTCACTCGGGGTCACGTTCAGCAACAATTCAGCACTCATGGTGCACCTCAGATTAGTAATTATAAGAATTCTTGCAGTAGCTGGTCCGTTTCAAATAAAGGTAAGCCGACAACGGCGTAATAACTACCTTCGATTCGGGTTACAAAGCGCCCACCCAAACCTTGGATCCCATAGCTACCGGCTTTATCGCATGGCTCCCCTGTTTGCCAGTATTGTTCTATTTCTTTTTCACTGAGGGGTTTAAACCATACGTCGGTAATAACGATTTCTGTTTTTTGTTTTTCTTGTGAAACCACTGAAACAGCCGTCATCACTTGATGTCGTCCATTCGCTAACTGAGTCAGCATACGCTTAGAGTCAGAAAAATCAGCGGGTTTCTCGAGCACTTGCCCTTGACTTACCACTACAGTGTCAGAGCCAAGCACTACAGTATCAGAACCAGAAGCTACATGCTGCTTTTCAGAAGGATTCGTTGTTAATAAAGACAGCGCAGCTAGAGCTTTATCTAAAGATAGTCGCTTAACGTACTCTTCGGCGGTTTCTTGAACATGTTTACACTCTTCAACATCGGTGACTAAGACAGAAAACTCATAACCGAGTTGAGATAGTAATTCTTTGCGACGCGGCGAACCGGATGCCAAAACTAAATGTTTCTTTTCCATCGTCACGCTACCTCACATGCCAATGGCGACGTACGCGTCTCATCAACAAGAACATCCAAGGCCAAAGTATACAGTTTATCAATGCACTCCATAACGATAATGGATTGAAGACAACATCTTGAATCAAATATTCGCCGAAGAATATCAACACCTCAAACAATACCGTTAACGCCGCAATGATCATGGCTTGTTGCCACAGTGCCATATTACGAATTACGAGGAAGTTTAATGCAACAATGTACATCACGATGGCCATCATCATGCCTCGAATACCTAATGTCGAACCAATCAAAAGGTCCCACAACAGGCCCAGAATCAAAGCGCTACCTACGTTAACACGATGAGGTAAAGCCAGAACCCAGTAACAAGTCACCAGCAGTAACCAAGACGGTCTGAACAGGTC encodes:
- the rng gene encoding ribonuclease G; translation: MSAELLLNVTPSETRVAMIEGGTLQEIHIERDARRGIVGNIYKGRVSRVLPGMQAAFVDIGLEKAAFLHASDIVPHTECVAENEKKQFQVRDISELVRQGQDIVVQVVKDPLGTKGARLTTDITLPSRYLVFMPGASHVGVSQRIDSESERNRLKKVVSHYCDEHGGFIIRTAAEGADSNELAQDAAFLKRLWLKVLERRGKHKARTRLYGELCLSQRILRDFVGTELSKIQVDSRLEYENLKEFTSEYVPELTDKLELYEGDKPIFDMYDTENEIQRSLDRKVELKSGGYLIIDQTEAMTTVDINTGAFVGRRNLEETIFNTNVEATQAIARQLRLRNLGGIIIIDFIDMLSEDHRKRVLTSLESALDKDRVKTNINGFTQLGLVEMTRKRTRESIEHILCSSCPACEGRGSVKTVETVCYEILREITRVNRAYDADKFVVYAAAAVAEALEGDESHALAELEVFIGKQVKIQAEPLYIQEQFDVVMM
- a CDS encoding Maf-like protein — translated: MEKKHLVLASGSPRRKELLSQLGYEFSVLVTDVEECKHVQETAEEYVKRLSLDKALAALSLLTTNPSEKQHVASGSDTVVLGSDTVVVSQGQVLEKPADFSDSKRMLTQLANGRHQVMTAVSVVSQEKQKTEIVITDVWFKPLSEKEIEQYWQTGEPCDKAGSYGIQGLGGRFVTRIEGSYYAVVGLPLFETDQLLQEFL
- the mreD gene encoding rod shape-determining protein MreD, with protein sequence MANSVLRSKTVIGCSLLIALILQTIPWPGSLDLFRPSWLLLVTCYWVLALPHRVNVGSALILGLLWDLLIGSTLGIRGMMMAIVMYIVALNFLVIRNMALWQQAMIIAALTVLFEVLIFFGEYLIQDVVFNPLSLWSALINCILWPWMFLLMRRVRRHWHVR